A window of Diabrotica virgifera virgifera chromosome 9, PGI_DIABVI_V3a contains these coding sequences:
- the LOC126891473 gene encoding uncharacterized protein LOC126891473 — translation MAQDLKNLVRNRGSLNQRLSILETYIISIKSETNSVDICNIQSRFDNCVDLLNQFDPIQGEIEEKCEEKDIVSQFSERDSFKSRYFAAISFLKDILNKNKNENSYVQPSASAHDSLQNILLPKLRLACFDGEYDTWLNFKQNFISTIHQNTTLSNNQKYNFLKAALDGHAKRAILGCEETQDYPRAWKMLCDKFDKRNVW, via the coding sequence ATGGCTCAAGATCTTAAAAATCTAGTTAGAAATAGAGGTTCTCTTAACCAACGTTTATCTATTCTTGAAACCTatattatttcaattaaaagCGAAACAAATTCAGTAGATATATGTAACATTCAATCGCGATTTGACAATTGTGTAGATTTGCTTAATCAATTTGATCCTATACAGGGTGAAATCGAAGAGAAATGCGAGGAAAAAGATATAGTTTCACAATTTTCAGAAAGAGATTCTTTTAAATCCAGATATTTTGCTGCTATttcatttttaaaagatattttaaataaaaataaaaatgaaaattctTATGTTCAACCTAGTGCTTCAGCCCATGAttctttgcaaaatatattactTCCGAAGCTTCGTCTTGCTTGTTTCGATGGGGAGTATGATACCTggttaaattttaaacaaaatttcatttCAACCATTCATCAAAATACAACCCTTAGTAACAATCAAAAATACAATTTTCTAAAAGCTGCTTTAGATGGCCATGCCAAAAGAGCCATATTGGGATGTGAGGAGACACAAGATTATCCACGAGCATGGAAAATGCTATGTGATAAGTTCGACAAAAGAAATGTCTGGTAG